The genomic stretch CTTCGCCGTCACCCGCCGCGTGCAGGTAACCGGTGGGGGTCAGCCCGTGCGGAACCTCAACGAGCTGGAGGAGGTGCGGGGGAGCCTCTACGCGAACGTGTGGCCCACGAACCGGATCGCGCGCATCGATCCCGGGACGGGTCAGGTCACCCTCTGGCTGGACGTGGAGGCCCTGACCCGGGAGGTGAGCGCGGCGGCGGACCAGGCGGGGCGCCCCCTCACGGCGGAGGATGTGCCCAACGGGATCGCCTTTGTCCCCGAGCGGGGCACCCTCCTGCTCACAGGCAAGCGCTGGCCCACCATGTTCGAGGTGCAGCTTCCCGGCGGGCCGGACGAGGGGCAGGCCCCCGCCGGGGACTCCCCCCGGTGACGAGCGCCGGGTCACCGCGGTTGGGCGGGAGTCCCGTGTGTCACGGTTCATCACAGGTCGGTCCACATGATAAGCCGTGCGGCCCTCGCCCCCTTCGTGAGGGCCGCCCCCACCCAGGAGGCCACACCTCATGATCAAACGCTCAGCCCAGGCCCTCGTGTTCCTCGGCGTCACCGCCCTGAGTCTGTCGGCCTGCGGCCTCACCGCCCAGCCAGAACCCGCCGCACCGGGGACGGCCCCCGCCTCCGTCCTGGATGCAGAGGCGCCCACCTCTGCTCCCCTGCAAGCGCTCAGCGGCGTCAAGCTCTCCGACGCGGAGGCCAGGTCGCGCGTCCGGGCCGCCGGGATCACCGTCTCCTCCAGCGGGAATTGCAGCGACCGGTACACCAGCACCTGCACCTCGCTGGAACAGGTGAATTCGGGGACCATCGACGGCATCCTGACCCTCAAGCGGGCCTCGGGCTGCGCGGTCACCATCACGGGGGGCACAGAGACCGGGCACGCCAGCGGGACGTACAGCCACTGGAACGGGTACAAGCTCGACATCAGCAAGTCCAGTTGCATCGGTAACTACATCCAGAACAGCTTCACGCGCATCAGCAACCGCGGCGACGGCGCCCCGCGTTACCAGAGTGCGGCGGGCAACATCTACGCCGACGAGTATTGGGCCAACCACTGGGACATCCTGTACTACTGAGCCGCGGGGGGCGCCCAACGAGCCTCGGTTCAGCGCGGCCAGCGGTTCTCGTGATAAGTAGCTGTCGGGTGATGACAGGGGCATCACCCCGAACGGAGTGAGCAGGCAAAAAGTGGCTGGTGGTGGAGGTGGAGCGTTTCCCGGCGCCCTTTCCGGGAAGGGCGGAACCGGAGCCGCCAGCCACTTACAGGGTGGCGATCTCCTCGTCGCTCAGCGGGCGGTTGTAGACGCGCACGTCGTCCGCCTGGCCGCCGAAGCTCGTGGGGGTCAGGGCGCCGCGGCAGCTCGTGGAGGAGACGGCCGGGCCGACCACCAGGCGGCCGCACTCGAACGCGGAGGGCGAGGTCACCCCAGCGGGGAGGACACTTTCCGCCACGTTCACGCCGTCCACGAACAGGCTCAGCACGTAGCGCCCGTTCACGAAGGCGGTGCGCCCGACCACGAACACCCAGCGGTTCGTGGGCATGAACTCGCCGCTCTGCGGGCCGGAGAGGCCGATGAAGTTGTTGTCGGGGTACTTCGTGCGAATCCAGTACTGCAAGCGGCCGCTGGCGACGCTGAGCGTCGGCCCCCGCTCCAGGCCCATGATGTACTTGCTGCCTTCCGCGCTCATCCAGTTGTCGGCCTTGACCCACGCGGCGAGGGTGATCTGGTTGTCCACCGTCTCACCCGTGCCGAGATTCGCGGTGAAGGCGGTCGGCACGTTCCCGGTGGACCCGGCGTTGGCGAAGGTGAAGGCCTCCTGCGGGTTGCCGAAGCGGTCGGCGGCGGGCACGGGGGCGGGCGTGACCATGCCGTTCAGGCCACCCGGGCCGGCATCCTGGGTGCTGTTGTTGAACCGGTAGTAGGCGCGCAGGCCGTTCGTCGGGGGGCAGGTCACGGCGGCGCCCACGGCGGCGGTGGTCGTGCCGCCCCGCGTGTCGGTGGCCGTGACGCGGATCGGCTTCGGGGCGCAGAGGGCGTAGTCGTGGGTCAGCGAGAAGGGCGAGAAGTTGTCGTTGAGTACCGTTGGGGTGCCGCCGTCTCCCCAGTCGATGGAGACGGTCTTCAGCGTGCCGTCGGGGTCGCTCGCCCGGCCCGCGAGGGTCACCCGGAACCCGAAGGGCGTGGCGCTTACGTCGCTCACCACGGGCGGGAGGTTGCGCGGCACCAGGGGCTCGGGGTCGGCGGAGTCCCTCAGCCCGTCGCCGTCGGTGTCGGCATTCCGGGGGTCGGTGCCCTGCGCCTTCTCCTGGGCGTCGGAGAGGCCGTCGCCGTCCGTGTCGGGGTTGGCCGGGTTGGGGTAGACCTGGCGGGGATACCCGGGCACTCCCTGGGCGTTCACGGTCCAGCCCACCCGCGCCTCGTCCGCGTCGGAGAGGCTGTCGCCGTCGGTGTCGGGGTTGGCGTCGTCGGTGCCGTGGAAGTATTC from Deinococcus aerius encodes the following:
- a CDS encoding LamG-like jellyroll fold domain-containing protein, with amino-acid sequence MLGADVASTAADKTLWAVVGSNGMTVTPATNVDDIVLTAGSEVRVLRVQDRDGDGLTAAEEYFHGTDDANPDTDGDSLSDADEARVGWTVNAQGVPGYPRQVYPNPANPDTDGDGLSDAQEKAQGTDPRNADTDGDGLRDSADPEPLVPRNLPPVVSDVSATPFGFRVTLAGRASDPDGTLKTVSIDWGDGGTPTVLNDNFSPFSLTHDYALCAPKPIRVTATDTRGGTTTAAVGAAVTCPPTNGLRAYYRFNNSTQDAGPGGLNGMVTPAPVPAADRFGNPQEAFTFANAGSTGNVPTAFTANLGTGETVDNQITLAAWVKADNWMSAEGSKYIMGLERGPTLSVASGRLQYWIRTKYPDNNFIGLSGPQSGEFMPTNRWVFVVGRTAFVNGRYVLSLFVDGVNVAESVLPAGVTSPSAFECGRLVVGPAVSSTSCRGALTPTSFGGQADDVRVYNRPLSDEEIATL